The DNA sequence GGATTTGAATATCCTTCTTTTCCTGCGCAAAGGCCAACGAAAAGTGCAGAAGAACAAATACAAAAAAGAGGATTGTTCTTCTTAGGACTGATATCGATATTCCATTCTGTAGTTTCAAGACTTAATTTTAAAATTTAAAGTTTTTTTCGCCTACGCGTAAATCATTGGATTCTGCCATTTTGATAATAACCACGCCAAGGAAGTTCCCTGAAATTTTCTCTGGTAAAGAAAATTGAACAACCTGATTGGTATCGGGAAGCATGGAGATGGAAATTGCTGGCAATTTTATTTCCTTACCACTATCTGTGTCGGTGAGTTCAAACTCAACGGTGGCATCATTGATGGTGTTTCCATCATTATGGATGCTTACGGCTACTTTTCTGTTCGCTGTATTCTCATTACTCACCTCTGCAATATTGGTAATATCCAGACTTTTTACGTGGTTTCCCGGTGGAGTATAAAAAATGTGAAGTCCCACTTCAAATAAGGTGATAATACCAATACCATTCTGAACACGTGCCTTATCTGACTGCTGAGGAAGCTGGGTGAAAAACAACATACTGTTTGTAACAGCAGACTGTGATGCATTTGCCGGAATCTGCATGGTTACTACAATCTCCTTTGTGCTTTTCGCAGGAACTGTTATAGAGTTTTCTAAGGTGGATATCCATGAGGCGTTGGAGATTTTTGAACTGCCTGCTTCAAGATAAACCTTATTTCCGTCTTCTTCTCTAACCCAATCTTTGTAGTTGAGATTAAAAACATAATCTTTATCCGAGCTGTTTTGAAGCGTGACTGTCTTTGTTACTTTTTCTCCCGGATTACCTGTGAAAAACAAGCGTGTAGGTGACATGGAGATACTTTGTGCCAGAAATGAAGAAGACCCTGTGAGGATAAAGAAAATGAAAAGGTGAATAAACTTGTGCATGGTGTAAATAGTTTAATAATAAAGATTCCCAAAACTACTGAAAACATAGCAAAAGGAACCTTTACAAACTAAAAATTTTATTATAAAGCAGTCGCAGTATAAGTTACTGTTTGCGTATAAGTTCCGGCTGGTTTACCTAAAATATCAGAAGATGAGGATTTTGCTGCTGGAATGGTGTAGTCCAGATTCAGTGTTAATGCACTTCCAAGCGGAGCATTTGATACTAAGGTTTGATCCGTTGCAGATAAAACTACAGCGCTTTTTGTTCCGCCCATTGTTCCGGCAGCAGTAGCAGCTTTGATAGTCAGAACATTTACAGGGATCAGGTTGGTTCCATTCATGAAATTAGCACCTCCTGCTTTAACTTTAACATTAAAATTTTTTGTAGAAGTAACTTTTAAAGAGTTGGCTTTAGTAATTGTTTGATCAGAGTTATAGTCTGCAGCAGTAGCATAGTTAAAGTCAACCGTATTACCGATTGCTGTACTTCCCGCGTCGATGGAGATTACATCGTTCAGGGTAATGTTTACCGTTGTGGTTGCTGTAGTATTTTGAGCTTGAACATTGTTAGTTCCTAATATGATTGCTCCAAAAGTTAAGGCTGAGATTACGATTAGTTTTTTCATGATAGTAATATTTAATTGTCCTTTTGTATACAGCAAATTTATAGCAGCGATAAAAGTTTCTTTGTAGTGGAAAAAGGAAGTTCATGTAGTAAAATCACTACAGGATTGCTCATTGGTTTAAATAGAAAAACCCTCAATACCTGGAAAGTGCTGAGGGTATATATAATTGATGTGTTTTTTTATAAAGTAGTCGCAGTATAAGTTACTGTTTGGGTATAAGTTCCGGCTGGTTTACCTAAAATATCAGAAGATGAGGATTTTGCTGCTGGAATGGTGTAATCCAGATTCAGTGTTAATGCACTTCCAAGCGGAGCATTGGATACTAAGGTTCTTTCTCCTGGAGATAAAACTACCTCGTTTTTGGTTCCGCCCATATTTCCGGGAGCTTCTGCAACCTTGATTGTCAAAACATCTACAGGGATTGAGTTTGAACCATTGACGAAATGCGGTCCTCCTGCTTTTACCCTTACATTAAAATTCTTCGTTGAGGTAACTTTTAAAGAGTTGGCTTTGGTAATCGTCTGATCAGAGTTATAGTCTGCTGCAGTAGCATAGTTAAAGGTAACTATACCACCAATTGCTGTACTTCCTGCATCTATAGAGATCACATCGTTCAGGGTAATGTTTACAGCTGTGGTTGCGGCTGTATTTTGAGCTTGAACATTATTAGTTCCAAATATAATTACTCCAAAAGTTAAGGCTGTGATGGCGATTTGTTTTGTCATGGCAGTAAGATTTAATTATTATTCTTGTTCTCTTTTGAACATTACAAATCTACAGTTGCTACAAAGCTGTTGCAGTATACGTTACTGTTTGAGTATAAGTTCCGGCTGGCTTACCTAAAATATCAGAAGATGATGATTTTGCTGCTGGAATGGTGTAGTCCAGATTCAGTGTTAATGCACTTCCAAGCGGAGCATTGGATACTAAAGTCTGATCCGTTGCAGATAAAACAACAGCGCTTTTTGTTCCGCCCATGGTTCCGGCAGCAGTAGCTGCTTTGATAGTCAGAACATTTACAGGGATCAGGTTGGTTCCATTCATGAAATTAGCACCTCCTGCTTTTACTTTAACATTAAAGTTCTTTGTAGAAGTAACCTTTAAAGAGTTGGCTTTAGTAATCGTCTGATCAGAGTTATAATCTGCTGCAGTAGCATAGTTAAAGTCGACCGTATTACCAATTGCAGTACTTCCCGCATCGATAGAGATTACATCGTTAAGGGTAATGTTTACCGTTGTGGTTGCTGTAGTATTTTGAGCTTGAACATTGTTAGTTCCTAATATGATTGCTCCAAAAGTTAAGGCTGAGATTACGATTAGTTTTTTCATGATAGTAATATTTAATTGTTATTTTTATTTAATTGTTCTTTTGTATACTGCAAATTTATAGCAGCGATAAAAGTTTCTTTGTAGTGGAAAAAGGAAGTTCGTGTAGTAAAATCACTACACGGTTTATTCATTTGATTTAAATAGTAAAGCCCTCAACACTTTCTAAGCGTTGAGGGCGTATATAAATTCCTGTTATTTCTATTATAAAGCTGTCGTAATATAAATTACCGTTTGCAAATGTCCAAAAGCATAGATTCTACCTTACAGATGACAGATACTTATTCCCGGATTTTGAATTTTATCTATATCGATACAATACATACAAAATCGAAGGCCTCCCTGAGGAAGCCTTCGAAACACCAAATCACAAAATATTAATATGAAAAAATTAACTTATAAAGCTGTTGCAGTATAAGTTACTGTTTGAGTATAAGTTCCGGCTGGTTTACCTAAAATATCAGAAGATGAAGATTTTGCTGCTGGAATAGTGTAGTCCAGGTTCAATGTTAATGCACTTCCAAGCGGAGCATTTGATACTAAGGTTTGATCCGTTGCAGATAAAACAACAGCGCTTTTTGTTCCGCCCATGGTTCCGGCAGCTGTAGCAGCTTTGATAGTCAGAACATTTACAGGGATCAGGTTGGTTCCATTCATGAAATTAGCACCTCCTGCTTTTACTTTAACATTAAAGTTCTTCGTTGAAGTAACTTTTAAAGAGTTGGCTTTAGTAATCGTCTGATCAGAATTATAGTCTGCTGCAGTAACATAGTTAAAGTCAACAGTATTACCAATGGCTGTACTTCCCGCATCGATAGAGATTACATCGTTCAGGGTAATGTTTACCGTTGTGGTTGCTGTAGTATTTTGAGCTTGAACATTGTTAGTTCCTAGTATGATTGCTCCAAAAGTTAAGGCTGAGATTAAGATTAGTTTTTTCATGATGGTAATATTTAATTGTTATTTTTATTTAATTGTTCTTTTGTATACTGCAAATTTATAGCAGCGATAAAAGTTTCTTTGTAGTGGAAAAAGGAAGTTCATGTAGTAAAATCACTACACGGTTTATTCATTTTGCTTAAATAAAAAAGCCCTCAACACCTTTTAAGTGTTGAGGGCTTTCTATTTAAAAATTGGTAGTTATTTACAATGCAGTGGCAGTATAAGTTATTTTCTGTGTGTAAGTTCCCTGTGGTTTCCCCAGAAGTACCTTGGAGGCATTTTCGGAAGAAATAGAGTAAGCAATATTTAAAGACTGTTTAGTACCTACACTTGCATTACTCACCAGTACCTGATCAGCTGTAGATAAAGTGACCTCATTCAAGGTTCCTACCAGACTTCCCCCGGGTATTGCCTTTACCTGTAATATATCTACAGGAATTACGTTGGCGCCACTTACAAAATGGGCACCTTCAGATTTTACTTTTATATCAAAATTT is a window from the Chryseobacterium indologenes genome containing:
- a CDS encoding Fn3-like domain-containing protein; translation: MHKFIHLFIFFILTGSSSFLAQSISMSPTRLFFTGNPGEKVTKTVTLQNSSDKDYVFNLNYKDWVREEDGNKVYLEAGSSKISNASWISTLENSITVPAKSTKEIVVTMQIPANASQSAVTNSMLFFTQLPQQSDKARVQNGIGIITLFEVGLHIFYTPPGNHVKSLDITNIAEVSNENTANRKVAVSIHNDGNTINDATVEFELTDTDSGKEIKLPAISISMLPDTNQVVQFSLPEKISGNFLGVVIIKMAESNDLRVGEKNFKF
- a CDS encoding peptidoglycan-binding protein LysM; protein product: MKKLIVISALTFGAIILGTNNVQAQNTTATTTVNITLNDVISIDAGSTAIGNTVDFNYATAADYNSDQTITKANSLKVTSTKNFNVKVKAGGANFMNGTNLIPVNVLTIKAATAAGTMGGTKSAVVLSATDQTLVSNAPLGSALTLNLDYTIPAAKSSSSDILGKPAGTYTQTVTYTATAL
- a CDS encoding peptidoglycan-binding protein LysM; amino-acid sequence: MTKQIAITALTFGVIIFGTNNVQAQNTAATTAVNITLNDVISIDAGSTAIGGIVTFNYATAADYNSDQTITKANSLKVTSTKNFNVRVKAGGPHFVNGSNSIPVDVLTIKVAEAPGNMGGTKNEVVLSPGERTLVSNAPLGSALTLNLDYTIPAAKSSSSDILGKPAGTYTQTVTYTATTL
- a CDS encoding peptidoglycan-binding protein LysM; protein product: MKKLIVISALTFGAIILGTNNVQAQNTTATTTVNITLNDVISIDAGSTAIGNTVDFNYATAADYNSDQTITKANSLKVTSTKNFNVKVKAGGANFMNGTNLIPVNVLTIKAATAAGTMGGTKSAVVLSATDQTLVSNAPLGSALTLNLDYTIPAAKSSSSDILGKPAGTYTQTVTYTATAL
- a CDS encoding peptidoglycan-binding protein LysM, yielding MKKLILISALTFGAIILGTNNVQAQNTTATTTVNITLNDVISIDAGSTAIGNTVDFNYVTAADYNSDQTITKANSLKVTSTKNFNVKVKAGGANFMNGTNLIPVNVLTIKAATAAGTMGGTKSAVVLSATDQTLVSNAPLGSALTLNLDYTIPAAKSSSSDILGKPAGTYTQTVTYTATAL
- a CDS encoding peptidoglycan-binding protein LysM, with translation MKKQIVITALSLGAIVLGSNQVLAQNSEKVSTSVNIILSDVIAMDIGSVASEGTVDFNYGSTKDYNSSKNVTVPNSLVIISSKNFDIKVKSEGAHFVSGANVIPVDILQVKAIPGGSLVGTLNEVTLSTADQVLVSNASVGTKQSLNIAYSISSENASKVLLGKPQGTYTQKITYTATAL